Within the Streptomyces sp. NBC_00554 genome, the region CGATCAGGCGGTTCGCCACGCGCAGCATCACGGGGTGGTATGTGCGCATGGAGCCCAGCGCGAACGCGGGCATCAGGATGTCGTGCGCCTTGGCCCAGTTGAGCTCGTCGTTGTACGCGGTGAACAGTCCGTCGGCGGCGAACTCACGGACGTTCTCGAGTGCGGGCCCGATCGCCTTCGCGAACCGGCTCTCGTCGGCCAGATCGGTGACCAGGTCAAGGTCGCTCACGAAGAGCGCGTCCCTGCCGTGCAGCCGTCGTACGAGCGCGGGTCCGTGCTCGCGCATCAGTCCCATCACCTGCTGGAGCGGGGTGCGGCCGGGGCCGGTGGCGGAGATGTCGATCAGGGGGAGGCCGTGGGGGGACGGGCCCTGGCCGGGCAGGTCGTGGGGGGTGCCTGCTGCTTGGGGAGTGCCTACGGCTTGAGGGGTGCCTGCTGCTTGGGAAGTGCCTACGGCTTGGGGGGTATCTGCGGCTTGGGGGTGCGGCGCGGTGGGGGGCATGGCGCTACAACTGCCTTTCGCGGTACGGGGAGTACTGCGATCCAGCTTGATCGCGTGGCATAGGCCGCCCGCGCCGTGGCACTACATGATTGTGCAGTCGAAAGTTTGCGACAGCACTTGCGGAGGCCGTGAGAAGCGGAATGCCCAAGTCCTCGGTCCGGACTCTGCACCCGGTCGGCGCCGACCGGCGGCGACGCTTGTGGGGCTGCGGCGCCGCCCGTGCGGGAGCACGATGGAGTCAGCGGTACCGCGGCCGGCACAGGACCACGTGGACTGCGACCACGACGACCCGCGACAACCCCGGGACGGCCACCGATGACAGGCGAACCGACTTTCTTCGAACTCGGCGTGGCCGACCCCGAGCGCGGGCGCGTCTTCTACCAGGCCCTCTTCGGCTGGACCCTGGAACCCGGCCCCAGCGGGCGCGGCTTCGCCATCAGCACCGGCGGCGTCCCGGGCGGCCTGCACGGCGGCGACAAGAACGCCTCCCCCTACCTGTTCTTCCGCGTCGACGACCTGGACACCGCCGTCGCCAAGGTCCGTGAACTGGGCGGCACCATCGAGGACATCGGTGAGGACGGCGACGAGGACGGCGAGTCGACCGCCCGCTTCGGCCGGTTCAAGCTGTGCCGCGACGACCAGGGCTCGGCCTTCGGACTGCATCAGCCGCCGGGGGGCCAGTGAGGGGTGGAGCTGCGGGGGAACCTCGGGCAGCCTCTCTTGACCTTGACGCAACGGCAGGGTTTCTACTGAGAGCCATGCGGATCTGAGCGATCACCTCGCTCGTCGGGGCGATCCCACCAGAGAGGACACCGAGATGGCTACCGAGATGGACACCACCGTGGACAAGAACCTGGCCCGGTTGCGCACTGCCTACGCGACGCTGGAACGCGGCGATCTCGACGCGTGTGTCGAGATGCTGACGGAGAACTTCATCGCCAACGTCCCCGGGGTACCCGACCCGCTGTACGGTCGGGAGACCTGGCGGCTCGGGGCTCAGGCCATGCTGGAAGGCTTCCCTGACCTGCAGATCAATGTCGAGGACATGTTCGGCGTCGACGACAATGTGGCGGTGCGGGTCCACTTCCGCGGAACGCATCGGGGCGACTTTCAAGGGGTCGCGGCGACGGACCGACAGGTCAGTTTCCGCAGCATCGAGATCTACCGCATCGAGGGTGACAAAATCGCCGAGGAATGGGTCGCCCCAGACATCATCAGCCTCATGCAGCAGATCTCGTCCCCGCCGGCCACTGACCAGTAACCTCAGGGTGAAATCAACTCAGTTGCCGTCCGCCGGTCGAAGCGGATGATGCGCAGACATCTGCCATAGCGGAACGCACCGCCCTGGCCCTGAACACCGTGAATGACGCCCGTAGATGAAGCGCCGCCGATACGCTGGAGGGCGGCCATGAACCGGGGGCGGGGCTGGGGGCGGGGGCATGGATCCGCGGATGCATTTGTCGGTGGGCGGATACGTTTGCGAGCGCGAGCTCGGCCGGGGCGGGCAAGGTGTGGTGTGGCTCGCCCGGGACCGGACGGGGCACCAAGTAGTGGTGAAGTTCCTGCTGCCGGGCAAGGAGTACGACGAGGTCGCGCTCGCCCGCGTACGGCGGGAGTTCGGCGCGGCGAGCCGGGTCGGTGAGCTGGCCACCGCACGGGTCCTCGACGCCGATCTGACCGGGCGACACCCGTACATCGTCAGCGAGTTCGTCCCGGGTCCGACGATCCAGCAGCATGTGGCCGACAACGGCCCGCTGTCCTCCGGGCGGCTCCAGTCCCTGGCGCTGGCCGTCGCTCACGCGTTGGCGCAGGTGCATCGGGCGAGTGTCGTACACCGGGACATCAAACCGTCCAACATCCTGCTCTCCCCGGACGGACCGCGGATCATCGACTTCGGTATCGCCCGCGACGACCGGTTGCCCGAGTCGCCGCTCACCACACCGGGCAGTGTGCTCGGTTCGCCCGCGTACATGTCACCCGAGCAGGTCAAGTCGCTCCGGGTCACCAGCGCCTCCGATGTGTTCTCCCTGGGCGGCACGCTGTACTTCGCCGCCACCGGGCGGCATCCCTTTGACGGGGAGGCCGGTTACGAAGCGTTCGTCGCCGTCTGCGAGCGCGACGCGGATCTCACGGCCGTGCCTGAGCCGATCCGTTCGGTCATCGCCGACTGCCTGCGCAAGGACCCGGCGGAACGTCCCACCGCTGCCCAGCTCGTCACTCGGCTCGCGGGGGTGGCGGAGGCGACGGCGAACGCGCAGACGGAGTCGGGTACGCATCCGCAACCGCGCGGACGCGTGAGCGGCGGCGCCGGTCACGGCACGAGCGCCAAGCAGCTGCGGCTGTGGGGGTTCGCGGCCGGTAGTGCCGCGGCGGCAGTGCTCCTTGCCGTCGTGCTCAGCACCAACTCGGGGGGATCACCCACGGACGGCGACCCGCAGGCCAATGGCTCGGGCTCCGCGTCGTCCGGGAGATCCACGAGCCCCCAACCCCTCTCGTACACGGATGACTTGACCGACTCGGGCGACTGGTCGTACAAGGATCCGGCCCTGGGGAAGGTCACGCACGAGGGTGGGACCATGCTGGTGGATCCCAAAATCCAGCTGGAGGTGTGGCCGCAGGCACCCTTCGAGCCGTCCTCGTTCGCGGTACGGCTGAGCACCCAGACGACCTGGTACGGGGGCGACGGCGGGGTCGGGCTGTGGTGCAACGGCTCGGGGGACTACTGGAAGGGTTCCCGCTGGACGACCTACCTGACCACGGGTCAGGAAGCCCTGATCGTGCGCGAGTTCCGGTACAAGGGAACCTTCCAGCACGACCGGGTCGTCGAGGTCGACCTCGCGGACGTGGGCCTCAAGGTGGCCAGCCAGCAGGAGATCGACATGTCGATGACCTGTTCCTCGGCCGGCGAGGGCCGGATCAAAGTGGAACTCGCCGTCGACGGCACCCGGGTGGCCTCGTACACCGGCGCCGCCTTCGCCGAGCGGGGCTGCGGTGTGGCGGCCTTCCACTACAACGCGACCGACCCGCAGGGCACGGCCTTCCACGCGGGTTTCGAGCGCTTCACCGCGTCCGAGCCGCTGGCACGCTGACGACGCGAGCCACTCCCCCGGTCTCCCACATCAGCGCCCTGCCTCAGCCGTTGGGACCGCTGCTCCCAAGCCCAGGTCGTGTTGGCCTTGTTCAGGGCGAGGGCGTGAAGCCGGCGGAAAGATCCAGGTGGAAAGGGAGCCCCTGGAAGTAGGTCGGCCTGCGCCGCAACCGCCAGCGGTACGCCGTACCGTCGACAACAATGCGTCGCGATCCCCTGCGGCCCAGCGCCATGGCTCCTCCTCAACACGGAGGATGCTAGCCACTCCGACCCGCCCGGTCGCCTCAATTTCCGTCTCCTTCAGCCCCGTTCACGGCCGTTCATCGAGGATCAGTTGGAAAGCGTGTTGGGGGCAAGCCCTCTCAACCTTGAGCTCTAGTCCCCCAGTTGTAGTGCTGATCTTCATTCCGGCTTGAGCACGCCCCGGGCGATGACCACCTCACGCAGACGCGCGGCCATCGAGGCCGCTTGCTCCGGCGACAGCGTCAGAACCCCGTTCTCCGTCATCAGAGCGTGGAACTGCTGCTCAGGGTAGGGAACGCCAACCGGCAGGGCGGCGATGTGCCAGTGCAGATGCGCATTGCCCTGCTGGCTGCCGAGCGAGTACAGGTACGTGCGCTCCGGCTCGCAGACGGCCTCGACGGCGAAGGCGATCTCCCGGACGAACAGCATGAGCCGGCTGTAGGCCACCTCGTCCAGATCGCGCACGACGTGCTCGACGTGCACCTTCGGCGCGACCAGGACCTTGCCCGGCACCGTGGGCCACCTGTCCAGGAACGCCACGTGATCGGCATCCTCAAAAACCGTCGCATGCGGGTAGTCCGGGTTCCCGGTCAGGAACGCACAGACAAAGCACGGGCCGATCCGGGTCCGCTCCACGTACATCTCGAGATCCATCGGCTGTCGACCCGTTGACACCTGCGCACCTCTCCGTAGGGGGTGCACCAGTCTGCCGCAGCCCTACGACGCACACCGGCGCAAAGGGGGCCGACGGCTCAAGATCGGGATCTGCTACTGGAGTATTTGCCGCGCAGCCGTGCCTGGGCCGTAGGGTCACCCCAAAGGGGGGAGAGATGACGCCTCTGGCGATCACATGGACGTTGTTCAGCCACGGCTGGGCTTCCGTCAAGGTGGCCGACGATCGCGGCGAGGCAGAGGCCATCGCCTCTTACGTCTCTGACGGACCCGGGCAGTTCCTCTACGCCGTTACCAGGCTCGTCCTTGGCGACGCAGACACACGCGCCGAGTTGGAGGGAGAGCCACAGGTGTACCGGTGGTTCTTCCACCGAGATGGATCTGTGGTTGATATTCGCCTGGTCCTGGCCGACGAGAACCGGGCGCCGGACCGTTCCGGAACGGTTCTCTGGTCGGGCAGCCACACCGTCACGGAGCTCGCACGGTCGGCCGTCCGGGCCTTCGACCGGATTGATCACGAGCACGGTGAAGTGTCCTACGAGTCCCAATGGGGCCGGCCGTTTCCCCGAACCGAACTTGAAGTCCTGCGAGCCGCGATGCGGGCGCACCGCCCTGACCCGCAAAGTCCCCGGGCCACCAAAACCGCCGACAAGTCCCAGGGCAATGAGAAGGCCGCAACTACAGCAACCAGCAGCGCTCGGTAGCGTCCCTCAGTACCTCGGATGCGGCCGGTGCGACCGCAGCTGACCGTTGTGCAGAGCGACGGATCGGAAGGCGCTGTGCAAGGGTCTGCCCTTTGGGGCAGGCCCTTCGGTCGCACAGGCAGCCGCCGACCGAGACCTACCCGTCGAGGTGCTCGGCCCACCATCCTCGGTCGGCTTGCCAATCCTGGAACCAGGTCACGAAGTCGGCCTCTGGCTCGCTTTCCTCCTCCGCGTCCATGTACGGAGCCACGCATCCGTCTCCCAGCCACCAGACTCGGCCGCGCTGAGGCCCTGTGACCACGAGTACCCAGAACTCGCAGTCACGGTTGCCGCCCAGGAGCACCGAGCCGTGCTGATAGATGCCGTGGAGTAGGGGTGAGTGCTCATCGTGGTCGTAGTAGTCGTACTCCCACTGCCACTCCTCCTCCAGGGGGAATGGCTCAGTGAACTTGCGGACAGCCGTTCCGTCGAATGGTTCGGGGCTGAGCCAGCAATCGGCCTTCCAGTTCTGCCAGTTCTCAGGAAGTCTGCCCAGAGGAAGGAGCGCGTGCGCCATGGATGCCCCCTCCAACGAACCGTTGGAAACCTCCGCGACGAACGTACGGTAGGGCTCTGGTAGTTCGATGCCGTGAGCGGCTTCCCACGCCCGGACGCCTGCCCAGCCAAGGGGAGGCCGTCGAAGATCTCCGGGGACAGCATCGCGGAGGACGGCGATCGCACTTCTCAGGAGGTGCCGCTCTGAGCTACCTGTCATCTGCGTAGTGAACACCAGGCCGGAC harbors:
- a CDS encoding VOC family protein codes for the protein MTGEPTFFELGVADPERGRVFYQALFGWTLEPGPSGRGFAISTGGVPGGLHGGDKNASPYLFFRVDDLDTAVAKVRELGGTIEDIGEDGDEDGESTARFGRFKLCRDDQGSAFGLHQPPGGQ
- a CDS encoding ester cyclase; this encodes MDKNLARLRTAYATLERGDLDACVEMLTENFIANVPGVPDPLYGRETWRLGAQAMLEGFPDLQINVEDMFGVDDNVAVRVHFRGTHRGDFQGVAATDRQVSFRSIEIYRIEGDKIAEEWVAPDIISLMQQISSPPATDQ
- a CDS encoding serine/threonine-protein kinase is translated as MHLSVGGYVCERELGRGGQGVVWLARDRTGHQVVVKFLLPGKEYDEVALARVRREFGAASRVGELATARVLDADLTGRHPYIVSEFVPGPTIQQHVADNGPLSSGRLQSLALAVAHALAQVHRASVVHRDIKPSNILLSPDGPRIIDFGIARDDRLPESPLTTPGSVLGSPAYMSPEQVKSLRVTSASDVFSLGGTLYFAATGRHPFDGEAGYEAFVAVCERDADLTAVPEPIRSVIADCLRKDPAERPTAAQLVTRLAGVAEATANAQTESGTHPQPRGRVSGGAGHGTSAKQLRLWGFAAGSAAAAVLLAVVLSTNSGGSPTDGDPQANGSGSASSGRSTSPQPLSYTDDLTDSGDWSYKDPALGKVTHEGGTMLVDPKIQLEVWPQAPFEPSSFAVRLSTQTTWYGGDGGVGLWCNGSGDYWKGSRWTTYLTTGQEALIVREFRYKGTFQHDRVVEVDLADVGLKVASQQEIDMSMTCSSAGEGRIKVELAVDGTRVASYTGAAFAERGCGVAAFHYNATDPQGTAFHAGFERFTASEPLAR
- a CDS encoding HIT family protein, with protein sequence MDLEMYVERTRIGPCFVCAFLTGNPDYPHATVFEDADHVAFLDRWPTVPGKVLVAPKVHVEHVVRDLDEVAYSRLMLFVREIAFAVEAVCEPERTYLYSLGSQQGNAHLHWHIAALPVGVPYPEQQFHALMTENGVLTLSPEQAASMAARLREVVIARGVLKPE
- a CDS encoding SMI1/KNR4 family protein, which encodes MFTTQMTGSSERHLLRSAIAVLRDAVPGDLRRPPLGWAGVRAWEAAHGIELPEPYRTFVAEVSNGSLEGASMAHALLPLGRLPENWQNWKADCWLSPEPFDGTAVRKFTEPFPLEEEWQWEYDYYDHDEHSPLLHGIYQHGSVLLGGNRDCEFWVLVVTGPQRGRVWWLGDGCVAPYMDAEEESEPEADFVTWFQDWQADRGWWAEHLDG